The Brassica napus cultivar Da-Ae chromosome C7, Da-Ae, whole genome shotgun sequence genome has a segment encoding these proteins:
- the LOC106452437 gene encoding chaperonin CPN60, mitochondrial — protein sequence MSWSRNYSVKEINFGVEARALMLKGVEELADAVRVTMGPKGCNVVIEQSWGAPKVTKDVVTVAKSIEFKDKVKNVGASLVKQVANATNDVGGDGTTCATVLTMAILTEGCKSVAAGMNAMDLRRGISMPVDAVVTNLKSRARMISTSEEIAQVGTISANGEREIGELIAKAMERVGKEGVITIQDGKTLINELEVVEGMKLDRGYTSLKLDRGYTSPHFITN from the exons ATGAGCTGGAGCAGGAACTATTCAGTGAAAGAAATTAATTTTGGGGTTGAAGCTCGTGCTTTGATGCTTAAGGGTGTTGAAGAGCTTGCCGATGCTGTCAGAGTCACCATGGGTCCCAAG GGATGTAATGTTGTGATTGAGCAAAGTTGGGGAGCTCCTAAAGTGACTAAAGATGTTGTCACCGTTGCTAAAAGCATTGAGTTTAAGGATAAAGTGAAGAACGTTGGTGCCAGTCTTGTCAAGCAAGTTGCTAATGCTACTAATGACGTTGGCGGTGATG GTACTACTTGTGCTACTGTACTCACCATGGCGATATTAACCGAAGGTTGCAAATCAGTTGCCGCAGGGATGAACGCCATGGACCTAAGGCGAGGTATTTCCATGCCGGTGGATGCTGTGGTGACTAACCTTAAAAGCAGGGCTAGGATGATCAGCACATCCGAAGAGATTGCTCAGGTTGGGACCATTTCTGCAAATGGAGAGAGGGAGATTGGTGAGCTGATTGCTAAGGCTATGGAGAGGGTTGGCAAAGAAGGTGTAATCACCATCCAA GACGGAAAGACGTTGATTAATGAGTTGGAAGTTGTAGAAGGGATGAAGCTGGACAGAGGTTATACATCCCTGAAGCTGGACAGAGGTTATACATCCCCTCACTTTATCACCAATTAG